The DNA region AGCTAGCGAAAAGGAAACTAACCGAAATCCGAGCGACGTAGTCGCGGTGAAAGCAATGCATCTTCCCGGAGTAGCGGTCAACGAAGAGGAACCGTCGGAGACCGTACTTGCGGAGGTTGTGGGAGAGGCAGAGCAAGGAGACGGCGGCGAGGCTGGCCTGAAACGCGACGATCGCCATCTCGAAGCTCTGAATCTCGTACCTGTCGCACTCCGGACAGTCGCACATGGACAGCGCCAGCAGCGGCGCCACCACTCCCACCGCCGCGAAGACGCTCCACGAAACCACGAAGCTCAACGGCGAGTCCTGGTTGAACCCTAACACCGTAAGAAACCGGTCCAACCGCACCAGGCTCGCCTCCACTTTACTCTGATCCTCCTCAATCTCTCCGTCAGCGTCAACTTGAACGTCTTCGTTCTTCTTATtcacattattgttattgttattattactatttccCTCATTCTGGTTCTGTAGTTGTTGctgaattgaaattaaaagcggTGTTTGACTCAGAGGGGGTTCCTCTGTTTGTATTTGCAGATTGGTCATCTTTGTTCTTTTGCGGATCTATCTAAATCAAATTTTACGACTAAGAAGGGATTAATAGGAACCCAGCCGTGGCATTTCGGAAAAGCCTCAGCCGTTGGATGAACCATTTTCGATTGCTGATTTCTTAAGCACTTAGCAAAGCGGTGACGTGGGAAAGAGGATTCAATTATTTTCTTACTCTGCTTTTATTAACGCTAACTCATGCATCATgcatccttttccttttctttctaaatttaagaaaatcttAATAAATACGTACGTCTTAAaggtatttattaaaatataatcaatgagtttttttttttttttaaattagaaagcatgataaaacttaaaattatttactattattattgatatttttttataaattttatttatatttttaattaataccttaaaagtatttattattagtatcttcttgaaaaaaaatatcttccATTCTTCTGAGGTGGAGAAAGTGACAGTGCACAGGATCTTAGACCAGACAATGCCCGCATAACGAGGACTTTAGATTTCTTCAACTAATTAAGGATTTACTTTTATTTGTATgattaaagtatattttttatacttatgaagtgtttttttatgtaaaattaaaatatgttatttttattttcataagatttaattgtatttaaatttatgattatacttttttatattatataattggtgtaaatataatattttttttacatatattattaaaaaatttacaggaataaaaaatatttttttttaattttatgagtttACAACTTTAGTTTCCAAAAATGTTGTTgcatatttgattttctatattattaaattttagaaattttaagcTACTAtttaccttaatttttttaatgcaaattgATGAGGTGATGTTGGCATGGTGATGTAATAAATATAGAGACATTGATAATGTGCAGAagtaataaaaggaataaaattttagattataAAGGATATGTTAACATGCTTAGAATTACATATTAATGTCACATTATCACTTACATATCATATCATTAATTTGCATTAAAAAATTGACTAcatgatgaattttttttaaaaaaaaaatgaaagacgaCCAAATGTACAATAAAATAATGACTATTGAGTTTCCCTAATATCTCTTTTTACTAAGTGGCGCTCCTTGTTTAATATTTGTATCTTCTGCATATTTCCTTGGTGACGCCGTGATTTTTCATTTTGACGCACGAATAAAATGTAGTACCAAGTCCAAACAGGCACAAAATGAACTGTGTTTAAAAGTATGATTAGAATAGAAAATATATCGTTAACATTTCTTTCccataaaaatatgtatgttAATACGTGGTTTCCGCTAAGAAAATAGGATAAGATGACATAATAAACAACAATTGATCATATAGATATGCTGTTGGGAATTCCACGACCGGTTACCCCTGGCCCTGACGAGGGAAGCAACAGTTCATAGGGAGGGACACCAGCACCACTTCTGTTTCTCAAACGGGGGTCCTTGTTTCTTGCATTTATTATTTCCTCTATTTCCTCCAGTCTAGcagaaaatttattaaataattccaTGATTTCATGATCATTGATCCAATGATTCTGCAGAGGTTTAAGTTGACCCAAGTACTCTTCATCAGGTGAATGAGTGGACAGTGTGTCCTGAACAGCCATAACTTTGGTAGCTTGAAGTTGAGTAGGTAGTGATGATAGGAAAACAAGCTGAGGATTTTGAATAAACTTCTCATAATCTGGATCATTCTCCTGAGGGATGAGTTTTCTCATGAGGGTAGGGCGGTTAGGCACATATCCTCCAAAGGGGTATTGTCCAAAGTTTATGGCAGCATGTTGGCCTGAAGCAATCCATATCATTGTGGTAAGTATACCGGATAGGTCCTCTTTGGTATCGAGTTTAGGCCACCAaggttcattttttttgtcagagTGACCCTTTAACTTGATTTCTCTCCACCATGCTTGGAGCTCAACATCAGATGTGACTGAATTTGGATCGGAGTAGAAGTGTGCTACATAAGATTCTACCCATTCTTTTATGGCTGACCAGATCAAGAGTCCATCTGCAGCATAAGGGTAGTCATCAATCACAAGTTTTACACCACAGGGCATTGAAGGGTCATCTACTGCCATgcccctgaaaaaaaaaaatagagcatTATTAACATATTGATAATATGTTATGTCCTATGCACAAAAGTCAAAATGTTAGCAAAATTATGTTACTAATAAGAGCAAAAGGGACAACAAAGGAAGATTTAAATGTGGGGTTTTTAAAGCCTTAAAATCAGTGTTACCTCCGAATAAGATCTGCTGGCAGTGACTCCATGTCAAATCGCCACAATTTCTTGTAAGCTGCTGAACTAAGCTCCATGGCATACTTTCCTGGACTGAAAGATGCCTCAATTATACCACCTCCATTTATCAGATTTTGCCGAGCTAGTGCATTAATTTCTAATGTGTAGCGCATATGAGGGTGTAGCAGCTTGTAAATTGGATGCATTGAGCTTAGTTGTCTACGAGTAGCAATAATATATGGCTCCATGCATGCATGAGTTCTCAACCTGCACACAACAAATTTCCACTGTATTTTACTCTTGGCCAAATGTGAGAAAATCCACCATTTCTTCTGAATAAGTCATTTATGAATCTGAGTTCAATCTAAATTTGCAAAAATAAACTAAGTAAATCTAGccatttattctataatttagAATTTCCATGATAAATTGCCTTACCAATGATTTACTAGTTGATGGATGCCAGCATCATTTGAGCATACATGAGCTTTTGCCAACTTCCAAATCCAGTGTGTTGTGGCATCATGCCCTTGTGTGTAAATTCGTTTGTTTTGTGGGGAAGAGTGCGTTTGAGGAAGTGAAAGCTCAATTGCTATAGGGCGCAAAATACCAGTCTTTGTATTGAAGAGAATTGTCCGAGAGGCATAAGCTTTCCTCCCAGGCAAAGAGTTCATCTTCTTGATGAACGGCAAAAGCATATCATGGTAATCAAGGATAAACAGTCTCTTTTCCTCAATAGCCTgccaacataaaaataaatggtAGCAGAGCTAACAAATTTCTGGGAGATAAATAGGTCAAGCTCAAGTAACAACAGAAAATAGAGAAAACCTGTTCCAAGTTCATTCCACCAAGTTCTTGCTCTAGAAGTTCCTTTGTTATTGCTGATTCAGAAGGGCCATAGAGAGAAGGATCTAGCTTGCTGCGGATGGGAAATTCCTATGGAAAACAGAGAGAACTGCTAAAGAAATGACAAAGAAAACAAACTAATACTCCTATAACCTCCTAAATtggagaaattattacatgatcTAGGATTACCATGTTATCAGACAATCTCCACgtaatacataattaatttgtcGTAAATTGATGAGTTTGGTGGCGTGTTACGTGGAAATTGACCGAACTATGGACAGTACCACACAATAATTTCTTCCTATACAGGTATGAAAAACTACCTTCAACAGCTCAATATTCACTGGATTGACCCCAGCTAAGGTCTGTCTTGCAAATTCATTGTCCCGCAACCAACAAAATTTATCCCCTGGAACCATACAAAAAGGAACAAGTGAATGGATGTTGTTTTTGGCGAATTCAAAGGTTGTGTTGCATTTGCTTCACTAGCATACCTTTTATAACCGCAGGGATCTCATACTTCAACAAACTCTCCCCAGCACTCAGGACTTGTTTCATCACCTTGCCAACTAAGAGATTTTCCATTACCCCTTTTTGCTCTTCATCTCTCAGAACAACACCATCGATATAAAGCTTGTCAATGTCGGAGAAGCACTTGAAAGGAACGTCTGAACTCGACAGAGTGGCTGCGAGCGATGGCAAAAGATTGTGGAACAGAGCTTTCAACCTTCCAGCAGAGAAAGTGTCCTGTTTGATCTCCTCAAAAGTTTCATCCCGTGGCACATAAACAGGATGAGGCTTTTCAATTCTACTCTCAGACAGTGGATCTAATTGCATTGACATTGCACCAATTACACACCCCATTAGACATGCTATTTGCTCATTCCAAAACCCAACACAAAAAGTAACTAACAAGAAAGCAAATTTATTGAAGTGTACCAGAGAGAGTGGGAGGTCTTCCAGTTCTACAACGACGAGGGTAAGGCATTTCGTGACCCCCAAGGACTGGCCTAGCAAGTTCCTCATCCTTATCAGGGTTGCCCAAGTCATTGTACGTAGCATAATCATAGATTCTATCATGTTGCTTTCTTTGCCCGTGTTGGGTACCCCTTATGCTTAGCAAGTCCTCGCGTCGAAGATCTTTGATGCCAGCCGGTGTTTGCGACGGTAAGTATGCCTGTCCACATAATAGTTTTTCATTAGAATGATCATTAAGCGTTCATGGTCTCGACAAATCTTCATGTgtagtctaatttttttattttttttttatctatggtCTCGATCGGTCCATCTTTGCATGATTCTTAGTCAAGTTTTTGTGTTCATGGTCTCAAAAAATCTTTGCGTACATGATAAATAATCGACGTTCCCACTGAAGATTAGACAAAACATAGACACGTCATGCAATAGTTTTTCATTGGTTTAGTGTACTTTATAATAAGAGGGTTTGAGTTGTGACTCACTTTGTTCTTGAAAATGATTCTGGTTTCGGGGTTGTCGTTACGCGAATGAATCCACGTGTTTGCTGGGAAGAAAATGGGTCCTCCGCTGAAGCCATGAACGATGATCTCAACTAGGTAGAACTCTTTTCCATGAAGATTGGTGACAAGAACAGCACCGGGGCATCCAAAGTCACTTGGTACGCTGAATTCAGCAGAGTATTCCACAATGTAAGCAACGTTCGACGGCTTCGGTAGCCACCCTCTCACGTAGGATTGCACGCTTTTCCCAGAATTAGtaactaattatttaaatagcGCAAATCAGAAAAAGATATAATAGATAGGACAGACTACACAAGAAGTTAATTTAACATGATCACATCAATATTGGTTACAACGTCAAATCTTAAATCTTCTATTTCATTTAGTgaagaatatgaaaaaaaaataaagaacaaaaataattatatgttttttttaatttaaagagagaatccaatcaaaataataattttttatttatagtagtttatgaaattaataatacttCTTTAATACTTACACTAGTATCTTAATTGAGaattattaattctttaataCTTGCACAAGCATCTTTTCTCATCTAGATTCGGACACTTTTTATTAACCAAGGTTTTTTTCTTTAcgcacaaaaaaatattttaaaaatatatttatttttagaagaGAAGAATGATGTTCAGCTTAAGACAAATAAATGTTTGGATTGCAGCTTGTAAACTTAGTtttcaatagtttttttataaacaaaactgaattttgaaactaaattttaatCTCAAACATACTGTTAAGGAGTAATCAAATataattctaaattaatttttctcttagAGATACTTTTATACTGTCCCACGGAAATCCATACACAAGTCTTCTTCGGACTAAAATtaaagtcattttatatttacaatatCGTTACTAAACCTTGTCTTACTTTAGATCTATTCAGACGATCGAATCctttatgttaaaatatatatattcaaagatTATGTCTACttaattagttatataaaaaattatgttaataatGTGATAATAATTGAAAGCAATCTTAGACAAGATATTTTATTACTGTtggaaatattaaaataagaagGTGGTTCCATGGCAGATGAGTAGATCTAAGACCAAAcaacttttttccttttggttGAACAAAGGGACATGAAAtcgaaatcaaaagaaaaagaaaaaaagagttgaATTAAGTTGAGAAACAGACGTACCAGGGTGAATTTCCTCGCTGATGAGTTGAATCTGGATCCCTTGACCGAAGCCGTTGACCATGTTCTCCCACTGATCCCCAAGCTTCTCAGTGATAttttccttcatcttcttccttATTGTCACCACTGCCTTCACTTGTATTCCTTCTTCATCAATGCCAGAGCCAGATGATGCCACTGAACTcttccctttcctctctttgcTGTCCAACGAAGGAGACGTCGTCGTCGTCGATGTCGTCTGGCTCTTGTCTCCGCCGCTGACCGCCGCTTTAACATCCACGCTTCGCCGCACGGAGGCTGGGAACTGGATCCTCCGGCGGCGGTTGATGGCGAGGGTCGCCGGAGATGGGCGGAGGGAGAGATCTGAGGGGAGAGGCTTGAGCGCCAACATTATGGGTTGACGGATGATGGAGCACTATTCTGCCGTGATTACAAATACTATAATTTGCATGTGCTGTCTTCTCTACCATCCACtattcataatttcatattcttttatatagaaaaaaaaaacacttaacaATAATGAATAATTCTTACCTCACAACAAATTTCCTATCTCGTGTACTAGGTAATTATTAGAAACAATTACACTTGAgccaattaaaattatatttaggataaaattctctttttaaatatttaacataattttatattttacactcaaactcaaaattactaattaaattataataatcctatattaattaatcatgtgtcctataattatatatatatatatatatatatatatattcataaacgTTTTCCTGTATCTCTTTATATATCTCTTACATTAAAATGTAAGAtggttgatttttataataattatttttaattttatataattttttaattaactattgATGTAAAAAAGTATACCAATTAGATATATTGTAactaaattcttaaaattattttcaattttttaaatattttttaatgtactaAAGAAATGTGATAATCAATAGAGGTAACAACCGCAATGGAAACGCGAGAATGCTACTTTAAgaggtctatttttttttttaatttattactttaagAGGTCTATGATTGCTCATGTTCGaataatttttgtctgaaatattctttagatttttataaatcaaattaataataaaattttaataaaaaaatattaaataaagtaaCAAAGAACACTTAGAATAGCACTAAACATCCCGAAACCAATTATACctgattttgttttcaaataatgTTATATGGAAACTTGTATagtatatttgtatatatacctaagtgactatttttttttttacttttttctctttatgtATCTGTAGAGCCACTTGTGTCTATgaatcttttttcattttttctgtgCTAATGTATGTAAGTatgttattttatgaaaaaaaatgttatatatgttATATACTTCCAAACTAACACGAGGAAATTGAGGAACCTATTCAATTATTTGCGTGTCCATTTTTATAACTGAACTTTCTAACCATTAAATGTGCTTTTGAAAAGACGTCCAATAAAAAAAGCTGTATAAAAGAGATAtgcctttttcagtttttggGGAAAAAATGATGTTcgactttcaattcattatataaaaatttctttttaaagaaaaaaatactgaaAGATTGATGAAACTAAATACTGGAAATGtagattaaaatttaacagaaaagaaagaaaggagtaGAAGAAAGATTGcaaatgattttaaataactgaaaatgtaaagaactgaagtaaataaaaaaagaaacaagttagaaaaaaatgcaaatttaaGGTAGTGTTGACTAAGTAAGATTAGTCTTTGGCTAAGTCATTTGTTGCAGATTTTATGCTAGTAATTAGGATCAGTTATGTTTTGTGTTTATCCATTTctagtttttaagttttaaccctTGAGTAGCAAGTGTAGCTAGCTTTATAAAGATCATCTCTTGCACCATGCATGTGTTACCAAACGTCCAAAACATTCAGCAATATAAGTACATTACTACCATCTTAAAGCTTTGTTCTACTTTTGCCCCTagtttcttcttattcttttaacATGGATTCATCAAGTGATTTAATTCTATCTTGTGCATCTTCACCACAACATGAGTTATGCcttaaaaagtacaaaaacaGAACCGATACCAAACCAACAAACTTAAGTTTATTGTATCCGAATTCATAAGAACAGGATTAGGGGAACTAAATGCTACACATTAAAACCTTAGGTGAGAGAGCATTTAAGCTTTTATTTATTGGAGCTAGTACTTAAAAAAGGAAGTAATTTCGAGAAAGGGGAGCATAGGTGGTTGCAAAGCTGGTGAGGTTCTCACCATCTGCTGTAACAGTGTACTTTTCTGGGTCGGCAGTGATTTGTGGAAGAGAGTCATTAAGTTTCATGTCTAGTTTGGTGAGCTTCCTCACATTGCCTACTGCTTCCACCCTCTTGTTCAGTCCGTATAAAGCATTAAGTTCTGCCTACTGCTTCGACAGTGATTTGGTGTACTTTTCTTGTTCAGTCATTAAGTTCTGCTTACCACCTGAGGAAGAAATAATGCAACATACCTAAGCCCgagtgttaaaaaaaagactaGATTTCACCAACAGTCACtgctactaaaaaaataaaagagcgTGTGACAAGACAACGGAAACATGACACAGTAACAAAAATCttaaaaccaaacatattttgagAAATGTCACATGCACACTGCCCCATTTAATTTCAACTCTTAATTGGACAAATGTATGAAGCaccctatttattttttcatatataataataaaggtGAGTTAATTAGGAATAACATCTTATGTAGATGGGCTGAGTTTGAATAAAGGACCTCTCCAACTCGACCCATAGCCTGTGAATCAGAAGATATAATGCTAATTGCCCCAATATCATGCAAAGTATCTTCAGCAGCAATTGTTCCCTCTCTTATCCTTGAACATGCAAAAGCTAAGTCTTCTGGAATTTCCCTATTCAGATGATGGCAGACCATCTGCATGTCACAGAAAGACTAAATTGAGAACACCACATGTCATCACAATGTACATCATTACTACCTCCTACCAGAATTATATCTTACCAGCATGTCAAGATGCTCATCTATAGTATTGACAGTTAAAGGGCGCGTTGGGTTTGTTGATGAGGGCAGGACATTTTTCATACCACATACTTTGATTATATCTGGAGCATGACCACCACCTGCACCTGCTCAAGTAAACAATATAGAAACATCAAGAATCAGCCAAGTACAACTTAGACCAGAAAACAAAAGCCACATTGTGTTTTCCATTTCTATTTGTGATGGCAAGATGTATGTAATGTAAAGTATAAAGTATAAACCACGTCCAAGTCATCATTGCCAAAGTAAAGAGAACAATATCCATAAGAATAGGGCATTTGTAGAAGTGAGAAAATTTACTAAAGgaaaaacatgttttaatttatcACCTGTTTACATCACAGTTCAATAAAAGTGGACAAATgttgtattataaaatatatgctAGCTCCTTTCTCTACACTAATACTCCTATAGATAGAATTTTACTTGTCATGTCTGAGACTTATAAGATGAAAACAATTTTGAAGTTAGCATTATACCAGTGGTAAGTATGAATAGTTCTTCCTTTAAATGCAACAATACTATGTTCGACAAATCCAGCTTCTTTTAAGGTGTCAGTATGTATGTTAATCTGTTATCATAAAAGTTAGCAGcgaaaattgattaaaattacaaaagaaaatgtaatGAAGAATGTTATACCTGGATATCATATTGATCAGCAACTGTCTATTGCTGCGGAAGCACTTCCCCAGTCCTCATGCAGCTTCAGCCCCATTGCTCCAGCCTTGATTATTTCATGCAGTTCATCAGGCTTGGAACTACTCCCCTAAAGCAACCAATAGAAAGTTTAATTGACTTATTTGAAGAAAGATAGGTCTTCTATAGGTGCATCACGTAACATTGAACAAGAAACATAACTTTGCAATATGCCaagaaaaataacatataaacagaagagagagaaaaggcaACACACTTTGCCAGTGAAACCAAAGTTTAGAGGCAGGTCATCAGTTGATTGCAGCATTAGTTTCATCTGAGATGGTGCTGGTGTACAAGTTGTGGCGCGTGTTCCAGCAGTCGGTCTGGTTCCCCCTCCCACTAATGTTGTGATGCCTACATACAAAGTAAATAAGGACTCGTTAAACTCCATCAAATTCATCTGCATATATAGGCTGATGATATCTGCCCTGGGGAAAAGGAGATGAGGGGAGAGATGTAAGCAATAATTTCTCCCCTTTAACCAAAGATTGGGAGTGTTATTCATGAGAGAAAGTAGAAGAACCTGCACTTCCTTGACCATTCGTCAATATTTAAAGGCACCTGCTGTAATGAAACTTTTCAGTATAAATTGCTTCTAGTTGTAAAACTCACTACTTGATATGGCCTCATCTACTAATTGAGGGCATATATAATACACATGACAATCTATAGCCCCAGCTGTTACAATCAACCCTCCTCCAGCAATAACTTCAGTGTTAGCCTTGATATGAATGACATGCAAATAAGTTGTGTCAAGATAATGGTGTATGAATTCAGTTATTGCTTTGAATCTTTGAAAGGGGAACTTACCCCCAtgatcatattaaaaaatacgcCATCCATGATGTCTGGATTTCCTGCTTTTCCAATTGAGACAATAAGGCCGTCTTTGATGCCTATATATGCTTTGATGATTCCACTATAATCAATTATCACAGCATTTGTTATAACAGTATCCAAGGAGATTGCAGGTGGATGCCCACATGACTGGCCCATTCTATCTCTTAAAACTTTTCCACCTCCAAAAACACACTCATTACCATAGAGAAAATCTTTCTCAATTTCAGCAAACAAATCGGTGTCGCCAAGACGGATTTTGTCAGTAGTTGGACCATACTTGTTAGGATATTCTTCACGAGGAATGATTGTGGTGAATGGACTGTCAGAGTCACCAGTAATACCTTCACTgggaaatttaaaattgaggTAAGCTGTCTTCATTTATTCTCAAATGTGGAATAGTTAAAGATGTAAGCAAAGGTACATAACAATGACTTCAGTAACAAATGATAaaccttgcattttcctcttccTTATGTCCAAATCCCCCTATTGCACACAGCCTCCATTGCTTCTCTAAGATTGGTTTCATTAACTTGACCATCAGCAATGCCATTACCTCCTCTGATGACTTTGTTATCACCAATGCTTACAAGATTAACGCTCTTAGTATCCCCTGGCTTTTTAAGAGTAAAAATGTTTGTGGTTAATCATTTAGAATCTAGTAAATGAACAAGTTCAGCTGTTCAACTTCTGaacatgttataaaaaaataaacaaaaatagcaCCAATGTAGAATTGCACCTCAAAGCGAACAGCAGTCCCTGCAGATATATTGAGGCGCATGCCATATGCTTTCCTTCGATCAAAAGTCAAGTAGGGATTCACTTCAATAAAATGATAGTGGCTTCCCTCCTAAAATTTCCATAAATATTAGGCAATGTTTGCTTCAGTTAACTTGAAAAGGCTAACAAAAAACCAATTTGTTTGGATATTTGAACTCCTGAACTTTATTATTCTAACAAGTTTCAAAATTGTAACAATATTTGATCGACAAGAAAGAATCTCAAATGATTCTGGTTTTTGAAACAGTAGTAGTACACaagagatgaaaaaaattgtctaCATTTGCAGCACTTGAAGGCAAAAGCATGCACACACTCAGACTGAAGTATTCAGAGGACCCTGAAAGCCATTGAaatcctcaaataatcaaacCAGTAAACAAAGTAAAGAAACCAGCACAAACGGAATAGCAGTTGTTAACAACTTAACATCACTTCATTATTTCGTACGTTAGAAATTACAATAAGTTCAGAAAAACAGCTTATCACACTGCATTCAGAAGTTACAGCCAGCGGCCATACATGCAACCATAGCAAATCTTgggcaatttttaaaattgcatAAATCAGTTTGACATTTTAATGcataaagaaaagtaaaaaaattgtttaaaatgcTGAAGTGGTAGGAACAACACAATGGAAAAAATCTTCTAGATAATTTAAGGCAAACACCTGAATTGGCCGGTCTCCATTGTTGACAACTTTGAGAATCACTGCTTTCCTTCCTGGGTTAAGAACTAGACTTCCATctccatattttatttcaccTGGTATTCTATTATCTTCCATGATCTCAGTAATCTTGTCAAGTGAAGGTACTGCAAACACATTTTCCACCCACCAAGAGAAATGCTAAGTGTTCCTACAGAGTTAAACCTGTA from Glycine soja cultivar W05 chromosome 8, ASM419377v2, whole genome shotgun sequence includes:
- the LOC114421604 gene encoding lipoxygenase 6, chloroplastic, with the translated sequence MLALKPLPSDLSLRPSPATLAINRRRRIQFPASVRRSVDVKAAVSGGDKSQTTSTTTTSPSLDSKERKGKSSVASSGSGIDEEGIQVKAVVTIRKKMKENITEKLGDQWENMVNGFGQGIQIQLISEEIHPVTNSGKSVQSYVRGWLPKPSNVAYIVEYSAEFSVPSDFGCPGAVLVTNLHGKEFYLVEIIVHGFSGGPIFFPANTWIHSRNDNPETRIIFKNKAYLPSQTPAGIKDLRREDLLSIRGTQHGQRKQHDRIYDYATYNDLGNPDKDEELARPVLGGHEMPYPRRCRTGRPPTLSDPLSESRIEKPHPVYVPRDETFEEIKQDTFSAGRLKALFHNLLPSLAATLSSSDVPFKCFSDIDKLYIDGVVLRDEEQKGVMENLLVGKVMKQVLSAGESLLKYEIPAVIKGDKFCWLRDNEFARQTLAGVNPVNIELLKEFPIRSKLDPSLYGPSESAITKELLEQELGGMNLEQAIEEKRLFILDYHDMLLPFIKKMNSLPGRKAYASRTILFNTKTGILRPIAIELSLPQTHSSPQNKRIYTQGHDATTHWIWKLAKAHVCSNDAGIHQLVNHWLRTHACMEPYIIATRRQLSSMHPIYKLLHPHMRYTLEINALARQNLINGGGIIEASFSPGKYAMELSSAAYKKLWRFDMESLPADLIRRGMAVDDPSMPCGVKLVIDDYPYAADGLLIWSAIKEWVESYVAHFYSDPNSVTSDVELQAWWREIKLKGHSDKKNEPWWPKLDTKEDLSGILTTMIWIASGQHAAINFGQYPFGGYVPNRPTLMRKLIPQENDPDYEKFIQNPQLVFLSSLPTQLQATKVMAVQDTLSTHSPDEEYLGQLKPLQNHWINDHEIMELFNKFSARLEEIEEIINARNKDPRLRNRSGAGVPPYELLLPSSGPGVTGRGIPNSISI
- the LOC114420887 gene encoding urease-like, with the protein product MNLMEFNESLFTLYVGITTLVGGGTRPTAGTRATTCTPAPSQMKLMLQSTDDLPLNFGFTGKGSSSKPDELHEIIKAGAMGLKLHEDWGSASAAIDSAGGGHAPDIIKVCGMKNVLPSSTNPTRPLTVNTIDEHLDMLMVCHHLNREIPEDLAFACSRIREGTIAAEDTLHDIGAISIISSDSQAMGRVGERVEAVGNVRKLTKLDMKLNDSLPQITADPEKYTVTADGENLTSFATTYAPLSRNYFLF